The genomic interval GGATTGTACTTGTAATGTCTTCCCCTTCATAAGTATCAACGGCCGATCCATAAACCGGTGCATGGGAAATAATGCCTCCTGTAAAAGGCAAAGCATATTCTGTTTCAGTTTCGCCCTCGGTTCCTCCGGAAATAAAGTCATCTTGTTCTTTTGCTAAAGTGACTAAAACAACAATATCCTGAAAATCATATCCGGGATCCCCATACGAGGCGTTAGAAAGGTCAATCAGATATATTGCCTGGCTTTCGTCCAATGTTACTGTTTGGCTGGAAAAATCAACATAACTACCAATAAATTCTTCTGCAGATGCCTGACTTCCAAAGCCCTCGACTGTTGGGACATTGTCTCCATCCCTCAAAGCCTGGACAATATCTGCATCACTGGGATTTGTGGATTCAGCTTCATCAATTAAATCATAACTTCCGTAACGGTTCCACCAATATTCACCAAAAAAGTAATAATACCAGTTCCTCGCCCATCCTCTTGCAGTTATTGAAATTGAAGTCCCGGCGTCATAAAGATTTGGCAGTGTATAATCCACCGGTAAATCTGCTTGAATATTGACATTACCAGCATCTACTTTGTTACGTAAGTTGCTTTCATATCGGGTTGGATTGTTTCCAAAAGGATAGATATCCTCTCCACCAATAGTAATATTTATAGTAATTGGGGCATCGTACAAATATGTATTACCGCTATATGCTTCGTATGCACAACCCAAAATCGTAATCTGAGCAGCATAAGGTTCTTGAGGAATTACTTCACCATCAGTAATATCAAACTCAACAGGATCATCATCATAATCGCGTGGTTCTATCCACACTTTTTTATTTGGCTCCCCCAAGTAGACGGTCATTTTTACATCATCCGAGTTTCGCCATGTAGATTGAAATGCAATATCATCCATTGCTACAAAATGCACATTGCCTTCCCAGCTACCTTTAGCAAATGTGAGTTTTCCTTCAGTAAATACGATTGTCCCATCAGGCGGATTAAAATCTTCACCAATTACCAAATCGTCTTCATAATAATAGCTGTTGCCATCATCCTGAGTAGCCTGAGCCAAAGTTCTAAGTTTATCCATATCAAAAACAGGTGCAGCTGGTGCATTCTCATAAACAAGACCGGCATCTCCCTCTTCTGCTAATGAATCTTTGGTGACCACACCTAAAACTGGTTTTTTAGAATAAACAGCATAGTCAGGCACATTATTGGAATCAGTTTTAGATATTACTGTCTCCAAAGTATTTGTTGAACGTGAACTAACGCCTACAGACGTAATCACCACTTCATTGGTAACTTCATTAACTGACATTGAAACATTAGAAGTAACGCCATCTCCAGCATACATCCCTTCAACTGACCAATCCTCAATATCATCTGCTGCCAAATATTCCTTTAATCCATACTCCATCCCCGATTGCGCGGCATAAAACGAACGTTGCTCTTCCGATTCCAGCATTTGCAATGTTGATGATGAGGAGGAAACAGTAGCTAAAATAAAACCTAATGTTGCTAAAATCAGGACAACACTAACAATTGTAATTAAAGCGCCGCCATGTTCCTGGTTGTTTTTAATTTCTTGCATAAATCACTTCCTCTACCTTAACAGATTGGCTGTTTCGTACAATATTTAGTGTAACCCCGATAAATTTTACAGAGTCTTGAACCCCGGTTGTAGTTTTATCTATATTCAAATAACTAAAAGGATCTTCAGCTAAGCCCGTCAAAATAACATTATCATTTCGGCTTAAATTATATCCGGATTTTATATAGCTGACATTGTTGCCATCATTATCCATAAATACAAATTGGCCACTAGTCATAGTAGCTATATTGGAGATACTTAGATTTTGTATATCACGGCGCATTGTCCGTATTGCCTTTCGTACATCCGATCGGCCAACTTCCTGATTTAAAACCTGGTTAAATGATTCTGTTTGATTGGCAATAACTGCAACAACAATTGATCCTATAATGCCAAAAATAATCATCCCCACTGTAACTTCCATCAGTGTTGCACCATTCTCATTTTTATTAATTCGAAAGATGTATTTCTTCATTTTGAATACAACGTCAAATAAGTTGTTAGATTATATCCATTTGGAAACTTTGGATGTGAAACATTTACTTCCACTTGGTAAGCTTCATAATCGGAATCGTCCCAATCACTATGATAAGAAACCTCAGTTGTTCTTGTATAACCTTCAACATCCTCAATTTCTACATAATCATTTATACTTTTATACCAGTCCCACCGAGAATCTTTGAAAGCTTGAATTTCTTCCATCCTGTTGTTTGCAAGATTAACCGATTGGGTCATTACCCTGTTTTGGAAAGACTGGTATGAAAGGTTCCCTATTAAAACAAAAAGAGAAGGCAATGCAATACCAACAATTATGACTGTGACAATTACTTCCAGTAAAGTTAGTCCCTGCTCTTCTCTAATTAGTTTTATCTTATTCATAATATCTGATTGGTTACCAGGTGACCGATAACTGACCGCCAGATTCAGTAACCGTGTATGATCCACCGGATGGTGTTGTTGGTTCTTCACCATTTAAGAAAAAATCTTCCGGAGCTGTTTCATATGCAGTCACAACATCGGCTAAGTCTGTTGATGAATCAGTCATTAACTGATTTGAATATTCCATAAGAATAGCTGCTTCAATAGCTTTAGCGTTAGCTTCATTTGTTGCTGTTTCGGCATTTGAAGTTAAATCGAAATATTTAGGAACAGCGATGGCTGCTAAAATTCCGATAATTACAACTACGACTATAAGTTCCATCAGTGTGAAACCACTTTGATTGTTACGCATGGTAACTCCCTTCTATTTGTTTGGTACTAGTTAACTACATTTTTATTTAAATATTGAAATTCTTATATTTTCTTTGTATGCAATTTCGGCAATATTTTCTACATTGCCCCAATCATGTCCCACATTGGTAAGAAAATGGCCAGTGCTAAAAACAGCATCATTGCACCTAAAACTAACGTTACTATAGGTTCTATCATCGATGTTAGGTTTTCAACAGTTTCCGATACTTCTTTATAGTAATAGTCAGAAACATTGCCAAGCATTTCATCCAACGACCCGGATTTTTCACCAATAGAAATCATTATCACCAACAGTTTGCTAAAATATTGGCTTTGTTTTAACGATGATGCAATATCACTGCCCTTTACAATCTTATCCTGGATTTTTTCAACCTCTTTTTGATAAACAAGGTTGTCGAGTGTCTCTCGGATTATTTCAAATGTTCTGGTAATTGGAATTCCTGTCCGGTTCATAGTGTGGAAAAGTTTTGCAAAACGTGAAATATTCAACTTTCTGTTAAGCATTCCTAAAACAGGTAATTTCAGTCTAATTAAATCCATTTTGAAACGTCCATCTGGGGTTTTGCTCCATGTTAGAAATGCTGCTACCAATGCAACAAGTCCAATTAAAGCAAACAGACCATAGTCTGTTATCAAATAATAAACACCTAACAAAATTCGTGTAGGTAGTGGAAGTTCAGTTCCACTCATTTCAAAAATTGGGATAAAATTTGGAATTACAAATGTCGTAAAAACAATAAAAGCACCGACAAGACCTGTAATTACCATAGCAGGATAACGCAATGCTTTCTTCACTTCTTTCTTTATTTTCTCATCTTCTTCAAGAAAACTAGAAAGCTGGATCAAAGTATCTTCAAGTGTACCACTTATTTCTCCAACACGAATTGAATTGACATAGATAGCAGGAAATGTTTTCGGAAACTGTGCAAGTGCATCAGAAAGTTTGCTTCCCGCTTCAATATCCTGCGAAATAGCCTCTATCATCTTTTCAAAATCTTCAGTTTCTGCTTGTTCTTTAATAACACTTAAACAAGTAACGATGGGTATACCGGCTTTTAGCAGCGTTTGTAATTGTTTTGTAAAAAGAAGAATAGATTTTATACTAACTTTTATTTTATTAGAACTTTTTAAGCTTCTAGTTCTTTTTTTATTTTTCTCCAGGGCGATAGAAACAGGTGTCATGTTTAACTTTTGCAGCTGCTGAATTACAACTTTCTGATCTGCAGCCAAAATGACGCTTTCTACAGTTTTACCTTCCTGATTAATCGCTTTGTATTTAAAATTTGGCATTATTTTCCCGTTATGTTACTAGAGTTATATAGAACTTTGAGATTTCGTCTCCCCAAAAAAGAAACACTATAAGACCTCCGGCTAAAAAAGGACCCAACGGAATATAACCGGTGATTTTTATTTTTTTAAACTTGTTATGCAAAGTTATAGCAATAAATGCCAGGATAAAGCCAAGGTATAAAGCAATAAGGACATTTAACCAACCTGTAAAAAATCCGGCAACAGCAGCAAGCTTCACATCGCCCATTCCCAGGCTTTCTTTTTTAAACATCCATTTCCCCAAAATTGATATTAGCCACATTGTTAAACCACCAGTTGCCAATCCTAACAATGCTTCATCCCATGGTATAAACGTGAATAATATCTGACTAAATAATCCAAATATTAAAAGAACAATCAGGACTTTATTATATATCAGGTGGGTTTGTATATCGATAAAGGCTATTACTATCAGGAAATAAATAAAAACAGAATAAACCACAAAGGAGATACTTAATCCAAAATGGAGGAATGAGAAAACTGTAAAAACACCCGCTAATAATTCAACTAAAGGATATCGAAAAGAAATGTTTGCTGAACATTTATAACACTTCCCTCTTAATAAAATAAATCCTAAAAGCGGAATATTGCTCCATGCCGGAATGTTTTTTTTACATTCTGGACAAAATGAACCTGGAAAAATGAGGGACTTCTTTTCCACAAGGCGGTAAATACAGACATTTAAAAAACTGCCAATACTGCTCCCAATTATGAAAGCAAAAACTAGTTCCATAAATTAAACCAATTTTAAATCTAACTCTTCTGAGGGGGACGGTGACAGAGTATTTTTATTAATAATTTTTTTCCGCTCTAAAACTTTACTGATTTGTTCAATCATGCGTTTAGGGTCAATTGGTTTTACAATAAAACCATCCGCGCCTAATTCGTATACTTTTTGTTCACTTTTTTGTGTTTTTAATGCAGAGAAAATTAAAACCGGTATATTTTCTAATTCAGGATTACTTTTTATTTCCTGCAAAACCTCATAGCCATCCATATTAGGCATCATTATATCCAGCACTAAAAGATCGGGTTTGTCCTGGTGAATAATTTTCAATGCTTCTTCACCATCTCTTGCTTCCAACGTTTCCCATTTCGACATTTTCTGGATTATCTTAGTCACCATTAAGCGGGTCTGATCAGAATCATCTGTAATGAGTATTCGTGCAGGCTTCGAGCTTGTGTCAACAGTTTCTGTTGCAGGCCCTGATCCTTCAACTTTTACTTCTGCTTTTTCCGAATTGCCGGATAGCTCAATTTTTAAACTGTCCCCATTTTGAGGTTGAATCGTTTTTGGAGATGCTTGCTCAGGAGGTTGAGCTTCTTCTTTGCGCTGCATTACCGGATTGATTACACGCACTATTTCATCATAATCCGTAATTCCGTCACCAACCAATCTCATAGCATCTTCAAAAAGATTTCTAAATCCGTTGATCTTTGCAGTTTTACGCATCAATTGCAATGAAGCATCGTTTGCAACCATATCTTTGAGCATTGTGTCAAGCATTAGTATTTCGTAAACCCCAATCCTGCCACTATAGCCTGCAAAACCACACTTTGCGCATCCTTTTGGTTCAAATACTTGTGGATCATCAGATAATTTGTTTAATATTTTATATAATTTTTCATCTATATTTTTTTTATCAACAGGAACTTTACAATGCGAACATAACTTTCTTACAAGGCGTTGAGCAATAACAGCTTCCAGCGCCTCAGTAATTTTAAATTTATCAACCCCCATATCCTTTAAGCGGGTAATGGTTGTAAAAGTATCATTTGTGTGCAAAGTGCTTAATACAAGGTGCCCTGTTAAAGAGGCCTGAATACTAATCTCTGCCGTTTCTTTATCACGTATCTCACCAACAAGGATCACATCAGGATCTTGCCGTAAAAAAGACCTTAAAGCACTTGCAAAGGTTACACCTGCTCGCTCATTCACCTGAACCTGATTAATACCATCAAACATGTATTCAATTGGGTCTTCAATGGTTAAAATATTATTAGTAGTTGAGCGGATACGATTTATGGCAGCGTACAAAGTTGTACTTTTACCTGATCCGGTTGGTCCGGTAACAAGAACCATTCCTTGTTTTAATTGAAAGCATTTTTCGAGCTGTTCACGGTTGTATCCAACAATACCCATTTTATCCAGCGAAACAGTCGCATTTCTTTTATCAAGTATTCGGATAACTATCTTTTCACCAAAACTGGTTGGCAATATAGAAACCCTTAGGTCTATATCTGTTTCTTCAATCATAACTTTTGCCTTGCCATCCTGCGGCTTACGTGTTTCCGCTATATTGAGGTTAGAAATAATTTTTATACGGCTGGCAAGTGCTGAATGTATAGAACGTGGAACTTCTAGCTCGTTACGCAAAACGCCATCCACACGGAAGCGTACCTGAATTGAATTCTCTTTAGGCTCAATATGAATATCACTGGCCTTTTTACTGATTGAATCCCAGATTATTTGATTTACTAGTTTTACTACTGGAGAATTTTTGTCAAGATTAGAATCACCTGAAAATTTTATATCAACATCTTTACCTGTATTTACAAACGAAGTGATAATCTTTTCCGGCGCATAGTATTCATTAATTTTCTGTTTTATAATTTCATGCGGTGCATAAAATTTCTTTACATATTTTCGGGTCAGGTATTCTATTTCATTTTCTGCATCTAGGTTAAATGGATTGGAAAAAGCAACCGCAATGTGCGTTTTGTCCATTTGCAGTGCTAATAAATTATAGCGTAAACACAGCTCTTCAGGGATAGCTTCCAACACATCTTTTTCTGCATCAATTTTATCTAAATTGATGGTTGGAATTTGGAGTGCCAGTTTTACAAACTGACGTATTTCTTTGTCATTTAAATAATCATTGTCTGTTAAAATTTTTGCAAAGAACTTTTCATCACTATTTCTAAAAACCAGTTCTTCGTAAAGTGATTGATCAATTATTTGATAATAAACCAGCGCTTTGGCGAGCCAGTTATCTTCATAAACGTGTTTTCCGCCAACATCCATAATTTGCCCTATTTTTTGTTGCCTATATATTTCGAAGTATCAAGGAGTGTCTTTATAAAAAAACAGAAAGTGAGTAGATCGTAGTCAAAAATGGTAATTTTGGAAAAAGGTAATAAATAACTTAAAAGGAAATTTTATAATATTAGGATGGTTTAATTTGAGAGGTAAAGAGGACTAAAATAAAATCGTGAAAGAGAGGATCAATCAAGGCTTTATGGAAAAATCAAATCATGGCCGGTTGGTTAAATTTAAAGTATCTTCAAGTTTTTGTTGTTCCACTGGGGCTTTAAGCCAGATTATGTTTTTATCTTTATTAAACCAGGTCATTTGCCGTTTTGCAAATCTTCTTGTATTTCGTTTAATTAGTTCAACCATTTCGTCAAAAGATATTTCATTATTTATATAACTAACAACTTCTTTATAACCGACGGCATTTAAGGCATTTGTTTTATCATAACCTTTAGTCAGTAATTTTTTAACTTCATCCTCGAGTCCACTTTTTATCATTTCATCAACTCGTTTATTAATTCTCTGATATAGTTCTTCCCGATCCATTAATATACCAATCTGAATAAAATCAAATGGGGCTGGAATTTCATTTTCTTTTTGCAAGTCAGAAAGCTTTTTCCCGCTGATTAAAAAAACTTCCAATCCCCGTAAAATGCGTTGAGTGTCATTAACTGAAAAACGATTAGCTAATTCAGGATCTACCTTTTCAAGTTCTGAATAAAGTTTTGCTAAACCTTCAGATTTTAAGCGTTTTGTAAGTTCTTCACGAACTGAATCATCCTTTTGGTCAAACTTTATCATTCCATATAACAACGCGCGGATATATAGCCCGGATCCACCAACTACGATTACATTTTTATTATCCTTGCGAATTTCTAAAATTTTCTCCCGAGCCTTTATTCCAAATTCTCCCGCACTAAATTCAGTACCAGGATTTGTGAAATCAATAAAGTGATGAGTTATACCTGCCATTTCTTTTACAGTTGGTTTGGCAGTGCCAATATCCATAGATGTATAAATCTGCCGTGAGTCTGCAGAAACAATTTCAGCATTATATTTTTGGGCAAGTTTTAGCGAAAGGGATGTTTTACCAACAGCTGTTGGGCCAACAATAACAATTACAGGTAAGAGTGGTGTATCTATTTTATTTAAATTTACGGGCAAGTTCATCTAACTCCATTGAAACTATAACCGGCTTTCCATTTGGTGAATAAAAAGGGTGTTCACACGCAAAAAGTTGGTCCACTAAATTGTGCATCTGAAACTCATTTAATGGTTCCCCTGTTTTTATGGCATTTTTAAATGCATAAGCAGCAGCAATCTTTTCATTGGGGTTAAAACTGCCCTGAGGCGTATTTTTGTAATAATCAATAATGTCCAGAAGAATTTGGCTTTCACGCCCAATTTTTACATCAGAAGGCATCTCTTCAATTATGATTGTATTGCCACTAAAAACATTAATGGTAAACCCGATTTGGTTTAATACACTGTAAACATCCCTGAAGACAAGAAAATCATCTAAAGCCAGGGTTATTTTTTGAGGGAAAAGAAGTTTTTGCCCATCAGCAATAGATTTATTATCAAGTATTTTAATCGTTTTTTCATATAAAATTCTTGAATGAGCTAAGTGTTGATCAACAATTACCAAACCACTTTTTATCTCAGAAAAAATATATTTTTGATGTACCTGCCAAAAACGCACATCTAAGTTTTCTGATGGGATGAGATTTTTTTGTCCGATTACTTCATTTTGCTTTGGGGTCTCTTCAAGCTGATTAAAATAAGCCAGGCTTGTTTGTCCGCTACTTTTTTTAACACGGCGTAATCCGGTTTCTTTTAAAGGTATTTTCTTAAGATCAAACTCATTTTTAATACTTTTCTGTGTATCATTATCATGCTCGATAACTGCTTTTTGAATTGCGCTTCCCTGATCATCCGAACTTAAATCAGCAAGGATACCACTGTCGTTTAAAGCTTTCTTTACTGAATTTAAAAAAAGATAAAAAAGTGTTCTGTCATTTGAAAAACGTACCTGCATTTTTGTAGGATGAATATTTACATCAACAAAATTTGGATCCATTTCTATAAATAAACAAAAAACCGGATGTGCGCCTTCATCAAGAGTTTCACCAAATCCCTGGTATACCGCATAGCTGATATTCCTGTCCTGAATTGGCCGACCATTTAAAAACAAATGTTGATGCGTCCGTGATCTCCTGGCCATTTTGGGTTTTGCAATAAAACCATTTATTTCAATCCCGGCAACGCTGGTGTCAATCTCAATCAATCCTTCTTCCAAATCTTGTCCAAAAACTTCAACAATTCTTTCTTTTAGATTTGTTTTTTTAAGAAGGAAAAGCTGTTTGTCATCAAGATGAAGTTGAAATTCAATATCGGGATAAGCGAGAAAAAATCTTTTAAGTGTTAATAATATTTGTTGGCTTTCAGCATTATCAGATTTTAGAAATTTCCGGCGGGCAGGTGTATTAAAAAATAAATTCTTAATTGATATGCTCGTACCGGTGTTTGCAGCAATTTTTTTTACGTGACCTTTTCGACCTCCATCAATTGAATAAACCAATCCAAGTTTTTCACTCTGTTCTTTAGTCTTAATTTCAACCTGGGCAACAGATGCGATACTTGGCAAAGCTTCACCTCGAAACCCAAGTGAATGAATACTTTCCAGATCTTTTTCCGAACGGATTTTGCTTGTAGCATGCCGTTCAAAAGCAACAGGTAAATCTAATTCACCAATACCACAGCCATTATCAATAACCTGAATCAGTTTTTTGCCACCACCGGAAATATGTACCTGAATTGAGTTTGCACCAGAATCTATCGCATTTTCAATCAGCTCTTTTACAACGGATGCGGGCCGTTCTACAACTTCCCCGGCGGCAATTTTATTGGCAAGATGTTCCGGTAATATTTGAACTTTTGAGGATGTTTGGTCCATTTTTAAATAAAACCATTAATATAAAAAGCGACGCCATATTTAATGGAGTCGCTTTGTTTAAAGAAATTTCGTTTTAAAAGATAATAAATTTAACGCCAAGTTTTAAATCATTCTAAAAGAAAATTAGTGTTACTAAAACGAATGTTGGTACCAAAATAGCTACTGACCAGGCCATGTAACCAAAGAAGGATGGCATTTTAATTTCATTTTCCTCAGCAATTGATTTAACCATAAAGTTCGGTGCATTTCCAATATAGGTATTTGCACCCATAAAAACAGCTCCGGCACTAATTGCAAGCAATGTTGACGCATAGGTTGTCATTAAATCGCCTACTTTTAAACTTTCACCAAGAGCAGTATTAAAAAACACCACATAAGTTGGAGCATTGTCTAAAAAGCTGGATAAAATGCCTGTCGCCCAAAAGAATGCAGAATCCACAAACTCTCCTGAACTTGTTCTAACGCTGTTAATAATTGCACCAAGAGGCCCTTCTGAACCCGCTTTTAACATAGCAATAGGTGGAACCATAGTAATAAAAATTGTTGCGAAAAGCTTAGCTACTTCTACGATCGGTTCCCAGGTAAATCCATTTCCTTTACGAGCTGATTCAGGAGTGAATTTCAATGATAAGAATGTAAGGCCTAATAGAATTAGTACCTGTGCCAAAGTACCTTTTGTCATCAAACCGGTTCCCCACATTACAATACTCCAGTCTTCTTCAACTGCAATATTGGGATGCCAGATTCCGCTAAAAATAACAGCTGCAATAATCCCGGCAAGAAACAAGAAATTGATTGAACCTTCGATACCAAACTTTTCACCATTTTCTTTTTTTGTTGGCTTATTAGTTTCCTTTTTATAATAAAAGCTGTCAATTACAAAGAAAACAATTATCAAAACAACTACTTCAAAAAGCATTGGAAGAAACATGTGAGTTGTTGTCCAGAAGAAACTGACGCCTTTCAAAAATCCGAGAAATAGTGGCGGATCTCCCAGCGGAGTAAGTGAACCTCCGATATTTGCGACCAGGAAAATAAAGAATATTATTACATGTTTTTGGTTTTTACGCCAGGCATTGGCCCGGATCACCGGCCTGATCATTAGCATTGCTGCACCGGTTGTTCCCATCCAGCTGGCTAATATTGTTCCAATTAAAATCAAACCTGTATTTAATTTTGGGCTTCCAATAAGCTCGCCCTTTAACCTAATGCCGCCACCAACAGTAAAGAGAGCTAATAATAAAACAATAAAGGGGATGAATTCTCCAAGATAAACTTCGGCAAGGTAAAACCCGCTCATATTTATCCCTTTAAAAATTGTGAACATCACAAAAAATAAAACACCCCAAAAAAGAGAAATTTTACCATAATGATTATGCCAGAAATGAGGTGCCACCAATGGAAAAACGGCTATTGAAAGAAGAATTCCAACAAACGGGATTAACCACCAAAGAGAAAGTGTTTTCCCATCTAAATGTGGTGCATGATGTTCATCATGACTATCACTTTCAACAGAATGTGCTACTTCCTGAGAAGTTGCTAAACTGTCTGTTTCGTGTTCATTTTGCGTTGAAAACGCATTAGCGGGAACGATATATAAAAAAGCAAGTGTGATAATTAGAATGAGTTTCTTACTAAAAGCGTACATATTGCCTCCCAGGCAAAATAAAGACCGATTGAAAAATTAATGTTATTTGTATTCGGAGGAAATTTATAAGATTTAACAATGCAGGATTTTTTTGGTTAGATTAATCGATGTCTCGTTAAAAATTCATTTAGCCACTCATTCATTTCATCACGAACCTGCCTGAAGGCTTTTTGTTTCTGGATCTCATTTCCTTCAATTTTTGATGGATTATCAAACTCACGATGAATTTTTGTACGGCTGCTCATTAGGATATGTAACGAATTCCTGGCAATTTCTGATGTTGTGATGATAATATCAAATTTGGTATGAGTATATTCGTTTACCGAATTTGTATTAAATTCAGACATATCAATACCCATCTCCAGCAATACTTTTACTGTTAAAGGATGAATTTCTTTTGGGCGAATTCCGGCGCTATCAACATCAACTTTTTTAAATGTCAGGTGTTTAATAAGTTCAGACATCATTGGTGTCAAAACAGAATTTTCGGTTCCAAGGACAAGAACCCTTTTTTTCATTTCTCGCTCCTAATAGCAATTTTCAATGCAATTTTATGAGATGGATAAATTTACATAACAAGATATTACATTGCTATACTTTTTATTATCAGGATAATAATACACGGATTTGTTCACGGGCAGATTGGACATCGAAAGGTTTGGGCAAAAACCCATCAACACCATCTTTAATTAGCTGCTGTTTTATCTTCTTATTGGTGTGTGCAGAGGTAATTAATACTTTTAGCTCAGGTTTTATTTCTTTTATTTTATAATAAAGTTCATTTCCATACATCTTCGGCATAATAATATCCAAAATTGCAAGATCAATTTCTGAATGATTTTCTTCGAATATTTTTAAGCCTTCCATGCCATCTTCTGCCAGAAAAGTACTATAGCCATCGGTATTAGCCATGTCTTTTAAAAATTCACGGATAACCTGCTGATCATCTACAATTAATATCTTTGACAATTGTGATTGTTTTGCACTTTTTACCGCACGTCTTTCATGTATAAATGGAAGGTAGAAAGAAATTGTAGTGCCTTTATTTGGTTCTGATTCTACATCAATGTAACCATTGGCCGATCTGATTATATTAAAAATCAAACTTGCGCCCAGGCCTTTTCGTGAGGCATCTTTTGATGTTGTAAAAAAGGGTTCAAACAATCTGTCTATTGTAGATGAATTCATGCCAGATCCCGTATCGCGGAATACAACTTTTAAATAGTTTTGATTAACCGCATTGTTTTGAATTAAAAAGCTATCCGTATCTGTTTTACACACACGCGAAGTAATAAATATATCTCCGCCTTGTGGCATGGCCGCTACAGCATTCAAAGCAAGATTTAACATAACTTTATTTAGCTGTGCTTCGCTGACGGTTACAAACCCCCTGGAATTTAAATCCGCATCAATTTTTATACTTTCCGGGATTGTATTTTTAAGAATGTGGATCGAGTTCTCAATAATCTGATCCGGATCTACAGCTGTTTCGGCTTTGGAAAGTTGTTTACCGGACAGATTTAAAATCTGGTCAGAAAACTGGTGAGCTTCCTGCATAACCAGCTCAGCATCTCTGAATGCAGCATAAGTTTCTGGTGCTGAAATCTCTTTTATTTCGTCTAAACTTTTTGTTAATGATGTAATTATTTGATTGTATTGTTGCGCTATTTTATCGGTTACGCTATTAAAAACATCCATGCGGCGTGTTTCAGTAAACCTCTTTTCAAGATGACGCATTTCAGTTGTATCTATACCAAAATTTACTACAACAGAATTGTTGTGTTCTGCTTTTATTTCAACTGCAGTCCATCTAATTATTTTTTCTTTGCCAGTCTTGGATACAAGTTTTACTTCAATAGGTGTTGAGGAATTTTCAGCAATATGCTCATTCCTTTTATGGATAACATAGTTTTTATATTTCTCATCGGGATATAATTTGTCC from Calditrichota bacterium carries:
- the miaA gene encoding tRNA (adenosine(37)-N6)-dimethylallyltransferase MiaA, coding for MNLPVNLNKIDTPLLPVIVIVGPTAVGKTSLSLKLAQKYNAEIVSADSRQIYTSMDIGTAKPTVKEMAGITHHFIDFTNPGTEFSAGEFGIKAREKILEIRKDNKNVIVVGGSGLYIRALLYGMIKFDQKDDSVREELTKRLKSEGLAKLYSELEKVDPELANRFSVNDTQRILRGLEVFLISGKKLSDLQKENEIPAPFDFIQIGILMDREELYQRINKRVDEMIKSGLEDEVKKLLTKGYDKTNALNAVGYKEVVSYINNEISFDEMVELIKRNTRRFAKRQMTWFNKDKNIIWLKAPVEQQKLEDTLNLTNRP
- the mutL gene encoding DNA mismatch repair endonuclease MutL, translated to MDQTSSKVQILPEHLANKIAAGEVVERPASVVKELIENAIDSGANSIQVHISGGGKKLIQVIDNGCGIGELDLPVAFERHATSKIRSEKDLESIHSLGFRGEALPSIASVAQVEIKTKEQSEKLGLVYSIDGGRKGHVKKIAANTGTSISIKNLFFNTPARRKFLKSDNAESQQILLTLKRFFLAYPDIEFQLHLDDKQLFLLKKTNLKERIVEVFGQDLEEGLIEIDTSVAGIEINGFIAKPKMARRSRTHQHLFLNGRPIQDRNISYAVYQGFGETLDEGAHPVFCLFIEMDPNFVDVNIHPTKMQVRFSNDRTLFYLFLNSVKKALNDSGILADLSSDDQGSAIQKAVIEHDNDTQKSIKNEFDLKKIPLKETGLRRVKKSSGQTSLAYFNQLEETPKQNEVIGQKNLIPSENLDVRFWQVHQKYIFSEIKSGLVIVDQHLAHSRILYEKTIKILDNKSIADGQKLLFPQKITLALDDFLVFRDVYSVLNQIGFTINVFSGNTIIIEEMPSDVKIGRESQILLDIIDYYKNTPQGSFNPNEKIAAAYAFKNAIKTGEPLNEFQMHNLVDQLFACEHPFYSPNGKPVIVSMELDELARKFK
- a CDS encoding sodium:proton antiporter, producing the protein MYAFSKKLILIITLAFLYIVPANAFSTQNEHETDSLATSQEVAHSVESDSHDEHHAPHLDGKTLSLWWLIPFVGILLSIAVFPLVAPHFWHNHYGKISLFWGVLFFVMFTIFKGINMSGFYLAEVYLGEFIPFIVLLLALFTVGGGIRLKGELIGSPKLNTGLILIGTILASWMGTTGAAMLMIRPVIRANAWRKNQKHVIIFFIFLVANIGGSLTPLGDPPLFLGFLKGVSFFWTTTHMFLPMLFEVVVLIIVFFVIDSFYYKKETNKPTKKENGEKFGIEGSINFLFLAGIIAAVIFSGIWHPNIAVEEDWSIVMWGTGLMTKGTLAQVLILLGLTFLSLKFTPESARKGNGFTWEPIVEVAKLFATIFITMVPPIAMLKAGSEGPLGAIINSVRTSSGEFVDSAFFWATGILSSFLDNAPTYVVFFNTALGESLKVGDLMTTYASTLLAISAGAVFMGANTYIGNAPNFMVKSIAEENEIKMPSFFGYMAWSVAILVPTFVLVTLIFF